The DNA sequence ATTATCGGTTCCTGTTCGAGTCTGCTTATCAATTTTGATGAATACGATGATCAGCATACGTGGGATGAAATTACCGATGAAGGGTACATTACCAATCATGATGAAGAGGGATATAACCTTTATGGAATTGAAGTAGCAGTACATCCTGATTACAGGCGTATGAAAATAGGACGCCGGCTTTATGAAGCAAGAAAAGAACTTGCCAGAGAGAAAAATTTAAAATCAATTATTATAGGCGGACGTATTCCGAACTACCGCAAGTATGCCTCAGAAATGTCTCCCAGGGAGTACGTAGAAGAGGTAATGACTCATAATGTATTTGATCCTGTGCTTACCTTTCAGGTAATGAACGGATTCACTTTAAAGCGCGTTAACCGCAATTATCTTGCAGACGACCGGGCATCCATGAAATATGCGACACTTATGGAATGGAACAATGTGGACTACAGACCGACAACGAAAAGGCATTTCAAAACTGCTTTTCCAGTGCGTATCTGCGCGATCCAATATATGATGAAAAAAATAGATTCCTTTGAAGAGTTTGCGCAGCAGTGTGAATACTACGCAGACGTAGGAGCGAGCTATTCTTCGGATTTCGTCGTTTTTCCGGAAATTTTTACGACACAGCTGCTTTCTTTTATTGAAGAAAAAAGCCCAAGCCGTGCTATTAGAAGACTGACTGATTTCACGGAGGATTATATAAATCTTTTTACAGACCTCGCTATCAAATATAATGTTAATATTATCGGCGGTTCCCACTTTGTTGAAGAAGACGGGGATATATATAACATTGCCTATCTGTTCCGACGGGATGGGACGATCGAAAAACAGTACAAAATTCATATCACTTCCAATGAAAAAAGATTCTGGGGTATTAAGGGGGGCGATAAAGTAGAAGTGTTCGATACGGACTGTGGTAAAATTTCAATTCAAATCTGTTACGACATTGAATTTCCGGAGATATCCCGGATTGCTGTTGAAAAAGGAGCTAATATCATTTTCAGTCCTTTCTGTACAGATGACAGGCAGGGATACCTGCGCGTAAAATACTGTTCCCAGGCCAGAGCGGTAGAAAATCAGGTTTATACGATGATTGCAGGTACAGTTGGGAATCTAACCCATGTTGAGAATATGGATATTCAATATGCGCAGTCCGGTATTTACACACCGTCGGATTTTGCCTTTCCTAGAGATGGAATTATTGGGGAATGTCATCCTAATATTGAAACGGTGGTTGTCGGGGATGTTGATCTGGAAATACTGCGGCGCTCCCGTAAATCCGGCAATGTGACTCAATGGAGAGATCGAAGAAAAGACCTTTACCAAGTGAAATTTGACTGCTGAAGTTAACTGAAAAGGTGCGCAGGAAGAAACCCTGTGCACCTTTTCCAGTTATGCAAATCGAAGAGGTTCAATACATAGCGAAAATACGAGGAGGTTGGATGACATGGAGAAAAAAGCAGTATTTCAAGGAAAAGACGTCATTGAATATACGATCGAAAATAAAAACGGAATGAAACTTAAAGCTTTAAATTACGGGGGTGCCATTACTGGACTCTATCCCCCAACAAAGGAAGAAATGACTAATCTCATTCTTTCCTACGATGATTACGGTTTATATGAAATGAACCCCTATTATCTCGGGGCTATTATCGGCAGAACTTCCGGCCGAACAGCGGAAGGACTAGCAAACGTTGAGGGAGAAGTATTCGAGCTTGCAAAAAATGACGGAAACAATCATCTGCACGGCGGAGAAAAAGGGTTCGCCCGCAGTTTTTTTGATGTAGAAGCAAAACAACAGGATTTAATTTTCCGATATTCAAGTCCTGATGGAGAAGATGGTTATCCAGGCACAGTAGATTTAAAAGTTACCTATACCCTTTCTGATGACAATCAGCTTATTATTGACTATCAGGCAGAAACAGATCAGACAACACCTCTTAATTTAACAAACCACAGCTATTTTATATTAAACGGCGATACGATCCTGGATCATGAACTTCTACTAAACAGTGAATTTTTCTATGAGCTTAAAGAGGGATCTCTTCCTGATAAAATGACAAATGTGAATGATAACAGCCATTTCGATTTTCAGAATGCAAAATTGCTGGGGGAAGTATTAACAAAGAACGATCCTCAGCTGAACATTGCTGGAGGCGGTATAGACCATCCATTTTTATTGAAATCCGGTACACCAGCGGCTGTTCTTTCTCATCCGGAAAGCGGACGCATGCTTAATGTATTCACAAATGATTCCGCTGTTGTCGTATATACAGGCAATCAGATTAAAGAGGATATTAAAATGAACGGCCGTGCCGGCATTAAGCATGGGGCAGTGTGTCTGGAAACGCAGTCCATTCCTGATCATGTGGAGGATATCCTTCTTCGGCCTGAAGACACGTATAAAAAACGAAC is a window from the Alkalicoccus halolimnae genome containing:
- a CDS encoding GNAT family N-acetyltransferase yields the protein MSLDMSKYEKKIIVRNIQYDDIDAIIELSRLSFPNMDPWTRQHLISHIEIFPEGQFCVEIEGEIIGSCSSLLINFDEYDDQHTWDEITDEGYITNHDEEGYNLYGIEVAVHPDYRRMKIGRRLYEARKELAREKNLKSIIIGGRIPNYRKYASEMSPREYVEEVMTHNVFDPVLTFQVMNGFTLKRVNRNYLADDRASMKYATLMEWNNVDYRPTTKRHFKTAFPVRICAIQYMMKKIDSFEEFAQQCEYYADVGASYSSDFVVFPEIFTTQLLSFIEEKSPSRAIRRLTDFTEDYINLFTDLAIKYNVNIIGGSHFVEEDGDIYNIAYLFRRDGTIEKQYKIHITSNEKRFWGIKGGDKVEVFDTDCGKISIQICYDIEFPEISRIAVEKGANIIFSPFCTDDRQGYLRVKYCSQARAVENQVYTMIAGTVGNLTHVENMDIQYAQSGIYTPSDFAFPRDGIIGECHPNIETVVVGDVDLEILRRSRKSGNVTQWRDRRKDLYQVKFDC
- a CDS encoding aldose epimerase family protein, which gives rise to MEKKAVFQGKDVIEYTIENKNGMKLKALNYGGAITGLYPPTKEEMTNLILSYDDYGLYEMNPYYLGAIIGRTSGRTAEGLANVEGEVFELAKNDGNNHLHGGEKGFARSFFDVEAKQQDLIFRYSSPDGEDGYPGTVDLKVTYTLSDDNQLIIDYQAETDQTTPLNLTNHSYFILNGDTILDHELLLNSEFFYELKEGSLPDKMTNVNDNSHFDFQNAKLLGEVLTKNDPQLNIAGGGIDHPFLLKSGTPAAVLSHPESGRMLNVFTNDSAVVVYTGNQIKEDIKMNGRAGIKHGAVCLETQSIPDHVEDILLRPEDTYKKRTVIQYLKK